A region of Desulfolithobacter dissulfuricans DNA encodes the following proteins:
- a CDS encoding ferredoxin, with translation MAEILIDTYFCSNCMTCVELCPEVFYFNEDTEKIELTSINPEITEDVRQAVAYCPEKCIEIKN, from the coding sequence ATGGCTGAAATACTCATCGATACCTATTTCTGCAGCAACTGCATGACCTGCGTGGAACTCTGCCCCGAGGTCTTTTACTTCAACGAGGACACGGAAAAGATCGAGCTGACCTCCATCAACCCGGAAATAACCGAAGATGTGCGTCAGGCCGTGGCCTATTGTCCGGAAAAATGCATCGAGATCAAGAACTGA
- a CDS encoding response regulator transcription factor → MPIRIVIADDHKIVRDGLSLLIERQHGLELVGQAENGRKAVELVREKQPDVVIMDLSMPEMNGIDAASEIVEENPRCKVIILSMHADKRFVNGALQAGVSGFLLKECAFKELNNAVQAVCNNQTYLSPQVAHTVINDYRQHLLSANKEEKLTTRERAVLQLLAEGYSTREIASKLNVSVKTIEARRRNIMDKLGISSVAGLVKYAIREGLTEL, encoded by the coding sequence ATGCCAATCAGAATAGTCATTGCCGATGATCACAAGATCGTTCGTGACGGCCTGTCGCTGCTCATCGAGAGACAGCATGGCCTGGAGCTGGTCGGGCAGGCGGAGAACGGCCGCAAGGCTGTGGAACTGGTGCGGGAAAAGCAGCCGGATGTGGTGATCATGGACCTGTCTATGCCGGAGATGAACGGCATAGACGCGGCCAGCGAGATTGTGGAGGAAAATCCCCGCTGCAAGGTGATCATTCTCTCCATGCACGCCGACAAGCGGTTTGTCAACGGCGCCCTGCAGGCCGGCGTTTCCGGTTTCCTGCTCAAGGAGTGCGCCTTCAAGGAACTCAATAATGCGGTCCAGGCGGTCTGTAACAACCAGACTTATCTGAGCCCCCAGGTCGCGCATACGGTGATCAATGATTACCGCCAGCACCTGCTCAGTGCCAATAAGGAAGAAAAACTGACCACCCGTGAACGGGCGGTGCTCCAGCTCCTGGCCGAGGGATATTCCACCAGGGAGATTGCCTCCAAGCTCAATGTCAGTGTCAAAACCATTGAGGCCCGGCGCCGCAATATCATGGACAAGCTGGGTATCTCGTCGGTGGCCGGTCTGGTGAAGTACGCCATCCGCGAGGGATTGACCGAGCTGTAA
- a CDS encoding cytochrome ubiquinol oxidase subunit I yields MNYPVWELDVFGGGLFIALIAVFHVYISHFAVGGGLFLVLTEIKGLRARDEGILEYVRRHTRFFLLLTMVAGGITGVGIWFTIALLNPAATSSLIHTYVFGWATEWVFFTIEILSLFIYYYTFDRLNSRDHLIIGWIYFGAAWMSLFIINGIIDFMLTPGSWLENNNFWAGFFNPTFWPALFFRSFLAFMIAGMFGLLTSTWIREEKLRTTMVRYCALWLLLPFGGFLASAWWYRRALPPELEQLIFQAMPEMRPFITGFVLFSPLLILGDC; encoded by the coding sequence ATGAACTATCCTGTGTGGGAACTCGATGTTTTCGGCGGTGGCCTGTTCATTGCCCTGATCGCGGTCTTTCACGTCTATATCTCCCATTTCGCCGTGGGCGGCGGGCTCTTTCTGGTCCTGACGGAGATCAAGGGGCTGCGAGCCCGGGACGAGGGTATTCTGGAATATGTACGCCGGCACACCAGGTTCTTTCTTCTGCTCACCATGGTGGCCGGCGGCATCACCGGGGTCGGCATATGGTTCACCATCGCCCTCCTGAACCCGGCCGCCACCTCCTCCCTGATCCATACCTATGTCTTTGGCTGGGCCACGGAATGGGTCTTCTTCACCATCGAGATCCTGTCGCTCTTCATCTACTATTACACCTTTGACCGGTTGAACAGCCGGGACCACCTGATCATCGGCTGGATCTATTTCGGGGCAGCCTGGATGTCGCTGTTCATCATCAACGGCATTATCGATTTCATGCTCACCCCCGGCAGCTGGCTGGAAAACAACAACTTCTGGGCCGGGTTCTTCAACCCGACCTTCTGGCCGGCCCTCTTTTTCCGTTCCTTCCTGGCCTTCATGATCGCCGGCATGTTCGGCCTGCTGACCTCCACCTGGATCCGGGAAGAAAAACTGCGGACCACCATGGTCCGTTACTGCGCCCTGTGGCTCCTGCTGCCCTTTGGCGGCTTTCTGGCCTCGGCCTGGTGGTACCGCAGAGCCCTGCCCCCGGAACTGGAGCAGCTGATTTTCCAGGCCATGCCGGAGATGCGCCCGTTCATCACCGGCTTTGTCCTGTTCTCCCCGCTTCTGATCCTGGGGGACTGCTGA
- a CDS encoding sensor histidine kinase, producing the protein MAGIMVVERGPMIVASRPVITSNQQGAIVGTLIFGRFIDRKTERRLRDQTKVDLHIKLLSKLRERPYMSEIVAALLHGVPYAFHEQNGHFEIYTVFPDYLGRPAVVLEARVNRLISPQTKMLFNYVLFSNIATGTLALFLILLFHKRMVRSISRVFHLATLMAKSDSRKSENGGSLGRWVDRSREDSLLVAMEKNKRKGLLKGASLDKENTSDLWEVSVWLAEEVKQRGKAEASLRKITTRLEKLVRNRTMELLEINSLLQEEISERRQYEKKLEKYQQRLRSLSSELLAVEERQRRQIAVDLHDRIGQSLSVSRMFLDSIMELENIDEIQDQLLQVSEILRQTLEDTRTLTFELCPPVLHELGMGAAMEWLVEIMEERYGLQVESECDPLTEYTDSPVLTLTFRAIRELLMNVVKHALTDRAWVKVYRVGTSLQVEVRDRGVGFDPAAKEAQDDEGPGGFGLFSIQERIKNIGGSMRIDSSEGSGTTITLIVPLPGSDQQDKEEE; encoded by the coding sequence GTGGCCGGTATCATGGTGGTCGAGCGGGGGCCGATGATAGTGGCTTCGCGTCCGGTGATCACCAGCAACCAGCAGGGAGCCATTGTCGGGACCTTGATATTTGGTCGATTTATTGACCGGAAGACCGAGCGGCGGCTTAGAGACCAGACCAAGGTGGATCTGCACATAAAGCTGCTCTCAAAGCTCCGGGAACGGCCCTACATGAGCGAGATTGTCGCCGCGCTGCTGCATGGTGTTCCCTATGCCTTTCATGAGCAGAATGGTCACTTTGAGATTTATACCGTGTTTCCCGATTACCTGGGGCGGCCGGCTGTGGTTCTGGAGGCCAGGGTCAATCGCCTTATCTCGCCCCAGACCAAGATGCTCTTCAACTACGTTCTCTTCTCAAACATCGCCACTGGCACCCTGGCCCTGTTTCTGATCCTCCTGTTTCATAAACGGATGGTTCGCTCCATATCCCGGGTGTTTCATCTTGCCACCCTGATGGCCAAGTCGGACAGCCGCAAGTCGGAAAATGGAGGATCCCTGGGCCGCTGGGTCGACCGGAGCCGTGAGGACAGTTTGCTGGTGGCGATGGAGAAGAACAAGCGCAAGGGGCTGCTCAAGGGCGCCTCGCTGGATAAGGAGAACACCTCGGATCTCTGGGAGGTCAGCGTCTGGCTGGCCGAGGAAGTCAAACAGCGGGGCAAGGCCGAGGCCTCCCTGCGCAAGATCACCACCCGGCTGGAGAAACTGGTCCGTAACCGGACCATGGAGCTGCTGGAAATCAACTCGCTTCTCCAGGAAGAGATCAGTGAGCGCCGCCAGTACGAGAAAAAACTGGAAAAGTATCAGCAGCGGCTGCGCTCGCTGTCGTCGGAACTGCTGGCCGTGGAAGAGCGGCAGCGGCGGCAGATCGCTGTTGATCTCCATGACCGGATCGGCCAGTCCCTGTCGGTCTCGCGGATGTTTCTCGATTCGATCATGGAGCTTGAGAATATCGACGAGATCCAGGATCAGCTGCTTCAGGTTTCCGAGATCCTGCGCCAGACCCTGGAAGATACCCGGACCCTGACCTTTGAACTCTGTCCGCCCGTTCTGCATGAACTGGGCATGGGCGCGGCCATGGAATGGCTGGTGGAGATCATGGAGGAACGGTATGGACTCCAGGTGGAGTCGGAGTGCGATCCCTTGACCGAATACACCGATTCTCCGGTCCTCACCCTGACCTTCCGGGCCATCCGCGAGCTGCTGATGAACGTGGTCAAACATGCCCTTACCGATCGGGCCTGGGTCAAGGTGTACCGGGTGGGTACTTCCCTGCAGGTGGAGGTCAGGGACCGCGGGGTGGGCTTTGATCCGGCGGCCAAGGAGGCCCAGGACGATGAGGGGCCGGGTGGTTTTGGCCTTTTTTCCATTCAGGAGCGGATCAAGAATATCGGGGGCAGCATGCGTATCGACTCGTCCGAGGGGAGTGGCACGACAATCACCTTGATTGTCCCGCTTCCAGGTTCGGACCAACAAGACAAAGAGGAAGAGTGA
- a CDS encoding methyltransferase family protein, which translates to MPANLSLCLVWIAWCTLHSFLVSRRITAYLSRRGGIWRGGARLFYISFSLLSLLPVIWYQYQLPKQVLFRYHGPWRLLQALLLLYALIMFHGGKKVYDMEYFLGLKQWREYRAGSQHSREIPFRCSGILRHVRHPWYSGGLALLWAAGPVTDVNLISRMVLSLYLGIGTMLEERKLKEELGHRYIEYCRQVPMLVPWKTGPGGDATDTENQKK; encoded by the coding sequence ATGCCCGCCAATCTGTCACTCTGCCTGGTCTGGATAGCCTGGTGCACCCTGCACAGCTTCCTGGTCAGCCGGCGGATCACCGCGTATCTTAGCCGGCGCGGGGGCATCTGGCGGGGAGGAGCCCGCCTGTTCTATATCTCTTTCTCCCTGCTCTCCCTCCTGCCGGTCATCTGGTATCAATACCAGCTCCCCAAGCAGGTTCTTTTCCGCTACCACGGCCCCTGGCGCCTTCTTCAGGCCCTCCTGCTGCTGTATGCGCTCATCATGTTCCATGGCGGCAAAAAAGTATATGATATGGAGTACTTCCTCGGCCTCAAGCAGTGGCGGGAGTACCGGGCCGGGTCCCAGCACAGCCGGGAGATACCCTTTCGCTGCAGCGGTATTCTGCGCCATGTCCGTCACCCCTGGTATTCGGGCGGCCTGGCTCTGCTCTGGGCAGCGGGGCCGGTAACCGATGTCAACCTGATCAGCCGGATGGTCCTCAGCCTGTATCTGGGCATCGGCACCATGCTGGAAGAACGGAAGTTGAAAGAGGAACTCGGCCACCGGTATATCGAGTACTGCCGACAGGTACCCATGCTGGTACCGTGGAAGACAGGGCCCGGCGGCGACGCCACGGACACAGAGAACCAGAAAAAATAA
- a CDS encoding CHASE4 domain-containing protein produces MLSLEKKQAVPGRHRNHSSFAFVHRKINEQVRKLRIQFIIGLLLLVICFSLANFFIVQDVVVPNNERLEQEIARKDMERVVSTLQREIEFLDSFAFDWAAWDDTYRFITDRNQEYIESNLGDYTFRDNQLNLIIFYDIRGNVVWSRIVDLDTMEELQLPEFPRKGFRRTILCSSIRMYPVPWPVSWWSSGGR; encoded by the coding sequence ATGCTTTCGCTTGAAAAAAAACAGGCAGTTCCAGGCCGACACCGCAACCATTCTTCCTTTGCCTTTGTCCATCGCAAGATCAATGAACAGGTCAGGAAACTGCGCATCCAGTTCATTATCGGGCTGCTGCTCCTGGTGATCTGTTTCTCCCTGGCCAATTTCTTTATTGTTCAGGATGTGGTGGTCCCCAACAACGAGCGTCTTGAGCAGGAAATCGCCCGCAAGGATATGGAACGGGTGGTCTCCACTCTGCAGCGCGAGATTGAGTTCCTTGATTCCTTTGCCTTTGACTGGGCGGCCTGGGATGACACCTACCGTTTCATCACTGATCGCAATCAGGAGTATATCGAATCGAACCTCGGCGATTACACCTTCAGGGACAACCAGCTCAATTTGATTATCTTCTACGATATCCGGGGTAATGTGGTCTGGTCGCGGATTGTCGACCTGGATACCATGGAAGAACTTCAGCTGCCCGAATTTCCCCGAAAGGGCTTCCGCCGAACCATCCTCTGCTCCTCCATCAGGATGTATCCAGTTCCGTGGCCGGTATCATGGTGGTCGAGCGGGGGCCGATGA